One window of the Sciurus carolinensis chromosome 8, mSciCar1.2, whole genome shotgun sequence genome contains the following:
- the Ankrd7 gene encoding LOW QUALITY PROTEIN: ankyrin repeat domain-containing protein 7 (The sequence of the model RefSeq protein was modified relative to this genomic sequence to represent the inferred CDS: deleted 1 base in 1 codon) — translation MRKLFSFWRRKDESFSRPSCLPEGQDFTPRARHLKKLHKAASEGDLEKLKVYLQLKKHDVNMRDKVDRTPLHLACASEYTNVRSLLPKKKCKINVQDGENKYTLIKAVQFQKENCATILLNHGADPNLVDFHYNTALHYAVCGQSVSLVRKLLEHKANLEAKNKDGYTPLLLAIVENNEKMVKFLLKKGADVNAADKNQRTALMIALCDEPTTIVSLLLQQDVDLSCQDIMDSQLRSMLLLMVLLCDIGRSKVEETT, via the exons ATGAGGAAGCTTTTCAGCTTCTGGAGGAGGAAGGATGAATCTTTTAGCCGCCCCTCATGCCTGCCCGAAGGCCAGGACTTTACTCCCCGAGCTAGGCACTTAAAGAAACTGCACAAAGCTGCTTCAGAAGGGGATTTGGAGAAATTAAAGGTGTACCTTCAGCTCAAGAAACATGATGTGAACATGCGGGACAAAGTGGACCG AACACCTTTGCATCTGGCCTGTGCTAGTGAATATACAAATGTCAGATCTCTCCTACcgaagaaaaaatgcaaaataaatgtccAGGATGGTGAAAACAAATATACACTGATTAAG GCAGTACAGTTTCAAAAGGAGAACTGTGCTACTATTCTTCTAAACCATGGTGCAGACCCAAATCTGGTGGATTTTCATTATAATACTGCTCTGCATTATGCCGTGTGTGGTCAGAGTGTCTCATTAGTCAGAAAACTACTTGAACACAAAGCGAATCTTGAAGCTAAAAATAAG GATGGGTATACTCCACTTCTACTTGCCAttgttgaaaataatgaaaaaatggtGAAATTTCTTCTGAAGAAAGGGGCAGATGTGAATGCTGCAGATAAGAATCAAAG AACAGCTCTTATGATTGCTCTCTGTGATGAACCAACAACTATAGTAAGTCTTCTTCTTCAGCAAGATGTTGACCTATCTTGCCAAGATATT ATGGATTCACAGCTGAGGAGTATGCTTCTTTTAATGGTTTTACTAT GTGATATTGGAAGAAGTAAAGTGGAGGAAACCACCTGA